A region of Prochlorococcus marinus subsp. pastoris str. CCMP1986 DNA encodes the following proteins:
- a CDS encoding bifunctional 4-hydroxy-2-oxoglutarate aldolase/2-dehydro-3-deoxy-phosphogluconate aldolase — MISPLNKKDSSSKSLNLESFFLLIKPTKNIYTNTIEKDLVELEIELLIQAGFTNIEISWSNNENWINYVSNLRLKFPSLNLGSASIKNKKSIDDSIKIGCNYSMMRGWDRDLLNYSNSKNHLLIPGIKHLKDLKQAIDLNCKIIKIYPVKDNIELINISQYKNIDFIAAGGLSISDIPLYKSLGYKAIVIGDMGFKNNKIDPKIYEWLRRRSN, encoded by the coding sequence TTGATATCTCCTTTAAATAAAAAAGATTCTTCCTCTAAAAGTCTAAACTTAGAATCTTTTTTCTTATTAATAAAACCAACTAAAAATATTTATACAAATACTATTGAAAAAGATTTAGTTGAACTAGAAATAGAGCTTTTAATACAGGCAGGTTTTACAAATATAGAAATTAGTTGGTCTAATAATGAAAACTGGATAAATTACGTTTCAAATTTAAGATTAAAGTTCCCAAGTCTTAATCTAGGCTCTGCTTCTATAAAAAATAAGAAATCGATAGATGACTCTATAAAAATAGGTTGCAATTATTCAATGATGAGAGGTTGGGATAGAGACCTTTTAAATTATTCAAATTCAAAAAATCATTTATTAATTCCTGGAATCAAGCATTTAAAAGATCTTAAACAAGCAATAGATTTGAATTGTAAAATTATCAAAATTTACCCGGTTAAAGATAATATTGAATTAATAAATATATCTCAATATAAAAATATAGATTTTATTGCTGCCGGAGGACTATCTATATCAGATATACCGCTATATAAATCTTTAGGATATAAAGCTATCGTAATTGGGGATATGGGTTTCAAAAATAATAAAATAGATCCAAAGATATATGAATGGCTCAGAAGAAGATCGAATTAA
- the ftsH gene encoding ATP-dependent zinc metalloprotease FtsH, whose protein sequence is MNKRWRNVGLYVLAVITVIFIGTSVFDKPKTENATKTLRYSDFIEAVQDKEVSRVLLSPDSGTAQVVENDGSRSEVNLAPDKDLLKILTENDVDIAVTPTKLANPWQQAISSLIFPVLLIGGLFFLFRRSQNGSGGGGGNPAMSFGKSKARLQMEPSTQVTFSDVAGVEGAKLELTEVVDFLKSPDRFTAVGAKIPKGVLLVGPPGTGKTLLAKAVAGEAGVPFFSISGSEFVEMFVGVGASRVRDLFEQAKKNAPCIVFIDEIDAVGRQRGAGMGGGNDEREQTLNQLLTEMDGFEGNSGIIIVAATNRPDVLDSALMRPGRFDRQVTVDRPDYAGRLQILNVHAKDKTLSKDVDLDKVARRTPGFTGADLANLLNEAAILAARKDLDTVSNDEVGDAIERVMAGPEKKDRVISDRKKELVAYHEAGHALVGACMPDYDAVAKVSIIPRGQAGGLTFFTPSEERMESGLYSRSYLQNQMAVALGGRVAEEIVYGEEEVTTGASNDLQQVANVARQMITKFGMSDKIGPVALGQSQGGMFLGRDMSATRDFSEDTAATIDVEVSELVDTAYKRATKVLSDNRSVLDEMASMLIERETIDTEDIQDLLNRSEVKVANYI, encoded by the coding sequence GTGAACAAACGTTGGAGAAACGTAGGACTTTACGTCCTAGCAGTAATTACAGTAATTTTTATAGGTACTTCTGTTTTTGATAAACCTAAGACTGAGAATGCCACCAAAACCCTTAGATATAGTGATTTTATAGAAGCTGTTCAAGATAAAGAAGTTAGCAGGGTTTTATTATCCCCAGATAGTGGAACTGCACAAGTTGTTGAAAACGATGGCAGTAGATCTGAAGTTAATCTGGCTCCAGATAAAGATTTATTAAAAATCCTAACCGAGAATGATGTAGATATAGCCGTTACACCCACAAAATTAGCTAATCCTTGGCAGCAAGCTATAAGTAGTTTAATTTTCCCGGTTTTATTAATAGGAGGTTTATTCTTCCTATTTAGAAGATCACAAAATGGAAGTGGAGGTGGTGGTGGTAATCCAGCAATGAGTTTTGGAAAAAGCAAAGCTAGACTTCAAATGGAACCTTCTACTCAAGTAACTTTTTCAGATGTTGCTGGTGTTGAAGGAGCAAAATTAGAGTTAACAGAGGTTGTAGACTTTCTTAAAAGCCCTGACAGATTTACTGCCGTTGGTGCAAAAATTCCTAAAGGTGTTCTTCTAGTTGGACCACCAGGAACAGGAAAGACTCTTTTAGCAAAAGCAGTTGCGGGCGAAGCAGGTGTGCCTTTTTTCTCAATCTCTGGATCTGAATTTGTTGAAATGTTTGTTGGAGTTGGTGCAAGTAGGGTTAGAGATTTATTTGAACAAGCTAAAAAAAATGCCCCATGTATTGTTTTTATTGATGAAATAGATGCTGTTGGAAGACAAAGAGGTGCTGGCATGGGAGGTGGAAATGACGAGAGAGAACAAACTTTAAACCAACTTTTAACTGAAATGGATGGTTTTGAGGGTAATTCTGGAATTATTATTGTTGCGGCAACTAACAGACCGGATGTTTTGGACTCAGCATTAATGAGACCAGGTAGATTTGATAGACAAGTAACTGTAGATAGGCCTGATTACGCTGGAAGATTACAAATTTTAAATGTTCATGCCAAGGATAAAACTCTTTCAAAAGATGTAGACCTTGATAAGGTTGCGAGAAGAACTCCTGGGTTTACAGGTGCTGATTTAGCTAATCTTTTAAACGAGGCAGCTATCCTTGCAGCAAGAAAAGATCTCGATACTGTAAGTAATGATGAAGTAGGAGATGCTATCGAGAGAGTAATGGCAGGACCAGAAAAGAAAGATAGAGTTATAAGTGACAGAAAGAAAGAACTTGTTGCCTATCACGAGGCAGGTCATGCTTTAGTTGGCGCTTGCATGCCTGATTATGACGCTGTAGCAAAAGTTTCCATAATTCCTAGGGGCCAAGCAGGAGGTCTAACCTTCTTTACTCCTAGTGAAGAAAGGATGGAGTCCGGCCTTTACTCACGTTCTTACCTACAAAATCAAATGGCTGTAGCCCTAGGTGGAAGAGTTGCTGAGGAAATAGTATATGGAGAAGAGGAAGTTACTACAGGAGCTTCTAACGATTTACAGCAAGTTGCTAATGTTGCAAGACAAATGATTACTAAATTTGGAATGAGCGATAAAATAGGTCCAGTAGCTTTGGGTCAATCACAAGGGGGAATGTTCCTCGGGAGAGACATGAGCGCGACAAGAGACTTCTCTGAAGATACAGCTGCAACAATTGATGTAGAAGTTTCAGAACTTGTTGATACAGCATACAAAAGAGCGACAAAAGTCCTTTCAGATAACAGAAGTGTTCTTGATGAAATGGCTTCAATGCTAATTGAGCGAGAAACAATTGATACTGAAGATATCCAAGATTTACTTAATCGATCTGAGGTTAAAGTTGCTAACTATATCTAA